From a region of the Alnus glutinosa chromosome 1, dhAlnGlut1.1, whole genome shotgun sequence genome:
- the LOC133858362 gene encoding uncharacterized protein LOC133858362: protein MIQVEVLARFHSDHHPIQVNFSKSGEKIWRKRKNFHYEAGWAKIKEHGRLIKQVWRPKMECDCPWKTVQSNLYGCRKTLKKWVQKQKSSVEQVIQEKERELQSIQMAEPRNQVEAESKVQEDLHSLLEQEDLKWRQRAKVNWLQFGDRNTKFFHACATQRKQRATIQKIQNMEGLECTTQEQIESAFVSYYSDLFRAGREEEDMEDCLNALERRVTEEMNKKLLEELSVEDISAAMHDMPAMKAPGPDGFSACFYQSNWAIIHNEVCSAVNHFFQTGVLDRGINKTHIALIPKVHSPVHVSEFRPISLCNVIYKLVSKVLANRLKAVLPHIISSAQSAFIPGRLISDNVIVAFETMHTMQQRMWSRVGYMGVKLDMSKAYDRVEWRYLRAAMLRLGFDVRWVDLVMKCVTSVRYAVLVNGSPVGNIQPSRGLRQGDPISPYLFLICAEGLSALLGRAEQRGHISGVPTSPKGPRISHLFFADDSILFCKSNAVEWRRLMRILGRYEQASGQKLNVQKTSVFFSRNTSWERRQEILQLSGLTETLRIDAYLGLPTFVGKSRAQAFQYIKEQVNNKLSNWKVQFLSQAGKEVLVKAVVQAIPTYCMSVFQLPVSLCKELNALMQNFWWNHMSKSSKIHWMSWERMSKSKVAGGLGFRDLVLFNKAMLAKQGWRILQNPDSLISRILQAKYHPSSTFMEAKIGPRASFVWRSICNARELLEQGLLWRVGDGRSISIWKSRWLPTPTLHTVQSFPRLLDSNALVGEIIDQDRGVWKEDLIREVFMKEEAEVILNIPLSPNLPQDRLIWKDTKDGKFTVRSAYHLGYSLHDMDRGQSSSGRSDQGMWKLLWSLRVPNQVKVFIWRAIHDILPTRVNLVRRKVIEDELCPMCKTERETVIHVLWTCPAAQDVWGGSLSNFQKCGTNYSSFLTLFEEFQVRFKKETMELMVIMARRLWLRRNSFIFEGVFSSPSDILAGAKVTLEEFMRCSNPDQPTSESHTEHPVGFQQAWKPPPHDHIKVNWDAAISKQNNSIGLGMVARDSKGDFMGARCMVFLQRTEACMAEVLAAIWAVKFCKEVGFFEVILEGDAAQVVNDIISPLPHLAKTGHITESIVQELQGFRSAKFVHVKRECNNVAHTLARLAVEQNLSDVWLEEPPNCIADLIVREHLSDETKKNVHQRQQLLQTKGNRMKRKGNQLKTKRRALATLGQNLDVNVVVILSGVGAHFCSCIDLTTLGSISNKSLSRSDRGRAKEKLRQEIKFLQDAVTSIERRRKPVISAVVKYGHAMELALTGRRFSGSEAKDLGFGGSVVVQQCWGFDFLDIEGGGVVDFDCWKFPMDLLFFGRSLTNTAKRSPEFRAECMAKGMRKLEVERCTLVGHSYGGTIGFKMAEMYLDLAESLVVTCSVTALTESLSSSALERLSVFPFHARGTPHRLTTDSFAFTASVLHTSNQFTASQDVWSFARGPRLHSSQLHVASRPSLHSLAVRRPPSTPHSVPSL, encoded by the exons ATGATACAAGTGGAGGTCTTGGCCCGATTTCACTCTGACCACCATCCAATCCAAGTAAACTTCTCTAAGTCTGGGGAGAAGATTTGgagaaagaggaaaaatttcCATTATGAAGCTGGATGGGCAAAAATAAAGGAGCATGGGAGACTGATTAAGCAAGTTTGGAGGCCAAAAATGGAGTGTGATTGCCCGTGGAAGACTGTCCAATCTAATCTGTATGGGTGTAGGAAAACACTAAAGAAATGGGTCCAAAAACAGAAAAGCTCCGTGGAACAAGTTATCcaggaaaaggaaagagagtTACAGAGTATCCAAATGGCTGAGCCCCGGAACCAAGTGGAAGCCGAATCCAAAGTTCAGGAAGATTTACACAGTCTTCTTGAACAAGAGGATTTAAAGTGGAGGCAAAGGGCTAAGGTAAATTGGTTGCAGTTTGGAGATcgtaatacaaaatttttccatGCATGTGCCACTCAGAGGAAGCAACGGGCTactattcagaaaattcaaaatatgGAGGGATTGGAGTGTACAACTCAGGAACAAATTGAGTCAGCATTTGTATCCTATTATTCGGATCTTTTCAGGgcaggaagagaagaagaagatatggaaGACTGTCTGAATGCCCTTGAGAGGAGAGTTACTGAGGAGATGAATAAAAAACTATTGGAAGAGTTGTCTGTGGAGGATATTTCTGCAGCGATGCACGACATGCCAGCCATGAAGGCCCCAGGTCCGGATGGCTTCTCAGCCTGTTTCTACCAATCCAACTGGGCCATAATTCACAATGAGGTATGCTCTgctgtaaatcattttttccaAACGGGTGTTCTGGACAGAGGAATAAATAAAACTCATATTGCACTTATTCCTAAGGTGCATAGCCCAGTGCATGTCTCTGAATTTAGACCAATAAGTTTATGTAATGTCATTTACAAATTGGTCTCAAAGGTTTTGGCCAATCGTCTTAAAGCAGTCTTGCCCCATATTATATCTTCTGCACAGAGTGCTTTTATACCTGGCAGGTTAATTTCTGATAATGTAATTGTGGCTTTTGAAACAATGCACACAATGCAGCAAAGAATGTGGAGCCGGGTGGGGTATATGGGGGTAAAGCTTGATATGAGTAAAGCTTATGATAGGGTTGAATGGAGATATCTAAGAGCTGCGATGCTAAGATTGGGATTTGATGTACGTTGGGTTGATTTAGTGATGAAGTGTGTAACCTCTGTCCGGTATGCAGTTTTGGTAAATGGAAGCCCGGTTGGGAATATTCAGCCGTCAAGAGGACTCAGACAAGGGGACCCAATCTCCccatatttatttcttatatgtGCAGAAGGTCTTAGCGCATTACTTGGGAGAGCTGAGCAGAGAGGACATATTTCAGGGGTTCCAACCTCTCCGAAGGGTCCGAGAATTAGTCATCTGTTTTTTGCTGATGACAGCATTCTGTTTTGTAAATCTAATGCTGTTGAATGGAGGAGGTTGATGAGAATTCTGGGCAGATATGAACAAGCCTCAGGTCAGAAACTAAATGTGCAGAAAACCTCAGTGTTTTTTAGTCGTAATACAAGTTGGGAAAGAAGGCAGGAGATCTTACAATTATCAGGGCTAACAGAAACACTCCGCATTGACGCATATCTTGGCCTTCCTACTTTTGTGGGTAAATCAAGGGCACAAGCTTTCCAATACATAAAGGAGCAGGTGAATAATAAATTGTCAAATTGGAAAGTGCAGTTCCTATCACAGGCAGGGAAGGAGGTGTTAGTTAAAGCCGTGGTTCAGGCTATTCCCACTTACTGCATGAGTGTCTTCCAGTTACCTGTTTCTTTATGTAAGGAGCTCAATGCATTGATGCAAAATTTTTGGTGGAATCATATGTCGAAGTCTTCTAAAATCCACTGGATGAGCTGGGAAAGAATGAGTAAATCAAAGGTGGCAGGAGGACTTGGGTTTAGGGATTTGGTCCTTTTCAACAAGGCCATGTTAGCAAAGCAAGGATGGAGAATTCTACAAAATCCGGATTCACTTATTTCCCGGATCTTACAGGCCAAATACCATCCTTCCTCCACTTTTATGGAAGCTAAAATTGGGCCCCGCGCATCTTTTGTATGGAGGAGCATCTGCAATGCCAGGGAATTATTGGAACAGGGTTTGTTGTGGAGGGTGGGCGATGGTAGATCAATAAGCATATGGAAGTCTCGGTGGCTGCCAACTCCAACTCTCCACACTGTCCAATCCTTTCCTAGACTTCTTGATTCGAATGCTCTAGTGGGGGAGATTATTGATCAAGATCGTGGTGTGTGGAAAGAAGATCTCATTAGGGAAGTGTTTATGAAGGAGGAGGCAGAGGTCATATTGAATATTCCTCTAAGCCCTAATCTTCCCCAGGACAGACTGATATGGAAGGACACAAAAGATGGCAAATTCACAGTTAGGAGTGCATATCACTTGGGATACAGTTTGCATGACATGGATAGAGGACAAAGTTCTTCAGGGAGAAGTGACCAAGGGATGTGGAAGCTTCTATGGAGCCTCAGAGTCCCAAATCAGGTGAAAGTGTTTATATGGCGGGCTATCCACGATATATTGCCAACTCGGGTAAACCTGGTGCGCCGAAAAGTGATTGAGGATGAATTGTGCCCAATGTGTAAAACGGAGAGGGAAACTGTGATCCATGTTCTGTGGACTTGTCCGGCGGCGCAGGATGTCTGGGGAGGATCACTGTCAAATTTTCAGAAGTGTGGGACTAACTATAGCTCCTTCCTAACTCTGTTTGAAGAATTTCAGGTGCGTTTCAAAAAAGAAACTATGGAATTGATGGTGATAATGGCTAGAAGGTTGTGGTTGAGAAGAAACTCCTTTATTTTTGAAGGAGTTTTTTCTTCCCCATCTGACATACTTGCAGGAGCAAAAGTGACTCTGGAGGAATTTATGCGGTGCTCAAATCCAGATCAGCCTACATCTGAGTCACATACTGAGCATCCGGTGGGGTTTCAACAAGCTTGGAAGCCCCCTCCTCATGATCATATAAAAGTCAATTGGGATGCAGCCATCAGTAAACAAAATAACTCTATTGGGCTTGGTATGGTTGCAAGAGATAGTAAGGGGGATTTTATGGGGGCACGTTGCATGGTATTTCTTCAGAGAACGGAAGCATGTATGGCTGAAGTTTTGGCAGCAATCTGGGCAGTCAAGTTTTGCAAAGAGGTTGGCTTCTTTGAGGTGATATTGGAAGGAGATGCAGCACAGGTAGTGAATGACATAATTTCCCCTCTTCCTCATCTAGCTAAAACTGGTCATATCACAGAAAGCATAGTACAAGAGCTTCAAGGTTTTAGATCTGCCAAATTTGTTCACGTGAAAAGAGAGTGTAATAATGTAGCTCATACTTTGGCTAGATTGGCAGTGGAGCAAAATCTTTCGGATGTCTGGCTAGAGGAACCTCCGAACTGTATTGCAGATCTTATTGTTAGGGAAC ATCTTTCAGACGAGACGAAGAAAAACGTACATCAAAGACAACAACTGCTACAGACGAAGGGAAATCGAATGAAGAGGAAGGGAAATCAGTTGAAGACGAAGAGACG CGCCCTCGCCACCCTTGGCCAGAACCTTGACGTCAACGTCGTCGTCATCCTCTCAGGCGTCGGCGCCCACTTCTGCTCCTGTATCGATCTCACAACTTTGGGCTCGATCTCCAACAAGTCACTCTCTAGAAGCGACCGAGGCCGCGCCAAAGAGAAACTCCGGCAGGAGATCAAGTTCCTACAGGACGCGGTCACCTCGATTGAGCGGCGCCGGAAGCCAGTGATCTCCGCTGTCGTCAAGTACGGTCACGCTATGGAGCTGGCTTTGACGGGTCGGAGGTTCTCAGGTTCCGAGGCCAAAGACTTGG GATTTGGTGGTTCTGTGGTTGTTCAACAGTGTTGGGGTTTTGATTTCCTGGATATCGAAGGTGGAGGGGTTGTTGATTTTGATTGTTGGAAATTTCCGATGG ATTTGCTCTTCTTTGGCCGTTCACTCACCAACACAGCTAAGCGTTCGCCGGAGTTTCGAGCCGAATGTATGGCTAAAGGTATGAGGAAGCTGGAGGTGGAGAGGT